taaacattataatgcaaatttgcaaaaaaaaccagcatgtggatcaaaacaaactatttccagcagtgcaatatgagtactaagcatcccagaaacaacacagaaagtcataaactcaaacataacttttaaaaacaccagtataaaCTTATGATTTGAATTTCAAACACATAGGCTTTTGCAGGGTGAGGTCTATAAATACTCTATAGGCTCTTCTTGTTcgtgtgtttcttttatttatgtatttctatTAGTGCTATTTCTGCTATTACAGTGTATGTGTAATATGACAATGTTTAAAatgcaggagagaaaaaaaagaaggaaaagaaatgaacaggggagaaaatagacaaaaatataaaaggatAGACCACAAATAGAAAAGTGTGATGGATTGTCAACTGCTGCACatgtaaggaaaaaaaacatacagcacctgaaacaggaaaaaaaaaagtgaaaaaggatAGATACACAAATCAACAAATCCTGTTATGTGTAAGTGTTTTTGTATGTATCTTTGTAACAAAATGTACTTGATAATGTGGGTGGGAAATCACAATAACAATCCCCAGCAGCCGACGGAGATAGGGGCAGCCAACCCCATTTATCCTCAACTCAGGAAAGCACTGACACCACATTTAAAGCAACAGATATAAAGAAACTGTTGTACATTCCTAAAATCTCCTCAACACCTATAACACATCTTTGACAATCATGACCCAACACTACCGAAGAATCTGTTTATAGTTTATCTTTTAGTATTGTCTttcataataattaataaacacTTCACCTAAACTAACTCAGTCAGTGCCTTGTATCTCAGATATTTCTCCAAGCAGTAGATAGCAATGAGATCTCTGTCTGCATCAAACTTATTGGCAAAAAGGTGATGCTGTTCAGTCAACCACTGCAGGTCTCCAGCACCATACACACATATTGATCTGACATGGTGGCCTTTACATTCTGGGTATACTGCTTGCAGAGAACCCTCTGACCCCTCGTGCCACTGCCACTTCACCATCCGTGCAATTGCATTCATGTCTGTCATGTCAAATTTACTGTTGGGCCATGTTGAACCAGGAACACCAGGCATTCGTTGTATTGTTGCCCACAGAAACTCATCAGGACTGTAGGTGTCTTTGGCCCACTCAATGAGGGCCTGTATTCGCTTGTCTTCCAACACACTGCGAATGTAACCTCGGTTGACCACAATGTAGGCATTTCCTGATAGTATAGGGAGATTGAAGGGAGTTGGATCCTTTGTTTTTCCTATTGGCTGGGACAATTGAAAGGTTAACATGATGGGGAGTCAGTCTGAGTTGAAGGTTTTTAGAATAGCAAAGAGAATTGATAATAGCTACATCATACATTATAAAAAATATCCAAAAGAAGTACCTGCATTTTTCCATCAACTACTTGGTAAACATTCATCaccctcttcttctttccttgAGACATTTCTTCCGACTCCAAACTGTTACCTCCTTTTAGTGAACGCAAAGCTTGCACAATTTCCAAATTAGTTTTTAGAGGGAAATCCTGACCACAGAGGTTGATGAAGTATTTCCATGTTGTACTGGTGTTATAGAGATCAGCCATGCAGTTAAGATCAGCCTGTACACGTGTCCATCCAGCGTAGACCACATCCACAGTCTTGCTGACCATGAACACATTTGGGAAACAGGAAGTAATGGCATTGATGGCAATAAAGACTGAGGCCGGTGCTTTTTTGTCCACATGGACGCAATAAATATTTTGAGGTGCGTAGATAGCTCGCAGTAGTCGTTCAAAGCTATGAACCTATGAATAAAAAGAATTTAATTGAATGTATCAATTagtaatttaaaatttttttacacctgctgctgagctTTTCAGTAAACTTTGAATATAGAAAATACATACCTTGTGATGGACAACCATAGAGTAAGCTAGTGGAAAGTCCTCTTCTTCCTTGCTTAATGGGAAAGTTATATATTTCCTCCTCATCTTGAATTCACTGTAAATTCAAAATTTTGAAGACGCAATGTTGCTTTTAAATTCCATATATTTAAATCGTTACTAAGAGGTAATTAGTGAAACCTGTGATTTAAAGCACAAACCTGCAGTCTTTCGTTGCATTGATATAATACTCATCAGGAATCTGAGTACTCTTCTGAAAGTCTTTGGTGATGGTCAGTAATTTGGCTTGCTGTATTTCATCCTTCTCTCCCTGCAGGATTGCTGAGCAGTTGCAAACTTTCTCTGGGCTCTCATCTTCATCGGTATAAACTAGCCATTGATACTTGAGGATGTAGGCAGCACTTCTGCCTGTTTTCAATTGACTAAGTAGGATAAACATCCACAGTGATCCCAGTACAGCAATGAACTGCAATAATTGTAGCCGCCAGCCTCGTTTTGGAAACCACATTATTTACAGTAATCAAATCTCgaatataataaaattaaagtgtgtgagagctgctAAAATGTCTGACAGACACTTCTGGTgccataaaataataatgaacaaTATTTAATAATGCATAGATAAGTTTACTTTCACGAAGGTATGCTGGTTAGTCTGTCCATCACTGCACCTGGAACGATGAGAGAACATGAGTTAGTAGGAAAGaaatatatgttttgttttggaggaaAGAAGGCTCAGGGTTTAAGTAGTCATCATCATGGGCTCATCCGATTAGAATGAGAATAAGCAGTCATCAATCATTTGCAGGTTTTGTCGTTTTATTGAATAATGGGTAAAggaaagacacacatggactgctATCTCTCAGCTGCCGCCCCATGTGGGAGTGAGGAAAGAGTGAGCTGCAGGTGAGTGCAGTCCTTAAGGCCAAGCACCAGacccaatcaaaggtgaggaaagaaacaaggtgcatctggtgaagtgaatgtgctgaaaggtgagcctttacaacatgtttgttttggggttttttgttgcttttttaaaatgcacctgtaatttttatatttttggccattttaaaacattttaaagtagtAACAAGAGTAAGAAATTAGCAATCACTAACTTTTTTTTAGCTGTAGTATCCCTATCAAATTCAAACCAACATAAAGCGATAAGAAAATCTAAATATGTTAAAGAGCACCTCTAACACTTTCTGCAAGgtcgatatttttttttgtttgatctGAAATCCCTTCTGCAAACTCTGCCTTCTAAAATTTTAAGAACtttagaaaataataa
This genomic stretch from Astatotilapia calliptera chromosome 12, fAstCal1.2, whole genome shotgun sequence harbors:
- the LOC113033913 gene encoding beta-1,3-galactosyl-O-glycosyl-glycoprotein beta-1,6-N-acetylglucosaminyltransferase-like, whose protein sequence is MWFPKRGWRLQLLQFIAVLGSLWMFILLSQLKTGRSAAYILKYQWLVYTDEDESPEKVCNCSAILQGEKDEIQQAKLLTITKDFQKSTQIPDEYYINATKDCSEFKMRRKYITFPLSKEEEDFPLAYSMVVHHKVHSFERLLRAIYAPQNIYCVHVDKKAPASVFIAINAITSCFPNVFMVSKTVDVVYAGWTRVQADLNCMADLYNTSTTWKYFINLCGQDFPLKTNLEIVQALRSLKGGNSLESEEMSQGKKKRVMNVYQVVDGKMQPIGKTKDPTPFNLPILSGNAYIVVNRGYIRSVLEDKRIQALIEWAKDTYSPDEFLWATIQRMPGVPGSTWPNSKFDMTDMNAIARMVKWQWHEGSEGSLQAVYPECKGHHVRSICVYGAGDLQWLTEQHHLFANKFDADRDLIAIYCLEKYLRYKALTELV